Proteins from a single region of Octopus bimaculoides isolate UCB-OBI-ISO-001 chromosome 11, ASM119413v2, whole genome shotgun sequence:
- the LOC106881114 gene encoding peptidyl-prolyl cis-trans isomerase FKBP2, whose product MKWFISICVCLFALCLAEAADKKEERRTKKLQIGIKKRVDADKCKVKSKKGDVLKMHYSGKLEDGTEFDSSYSRNEPFVFTLGAGQVIKGWDQGLLGMCEQEKRKLVIPPDMGYGSRGAPPKIPGDAVLIFEVELIKIDKKEEL is encoded by the exons ATGAAGTGGTTTATTtccatttgtgtatgtttatttgctcTCTGCTTGGCTGAAGCTGCAgacaagaaagaagagaggagaacGAAAAAATTGCAAATTGGAATAAAAAAGAGAGTTGATGCAGACAAATGCAAGGTGAAATCAAAAAAAGGCGATGTGTTAAAGATGCATTATAGT GGCAAGCTTGAAGATGGTACTGAATTTGATAGCAGCTATTCAAGAAATGAACCATTTGTATTTACATTGGGTGCTGGTCAAGTGATAAAAGGCTGGGATCAAGGTCTTCTGGG AATGTGtgaacaagagaaaaggaaactaGTAATACCTCCAGATATGGGCTATGGATCAAGAGGAGCACCTCCTAAAATTCCAG gggATGCTGTTTTAATATTTGAAGTGGAACTCATTAAAATTGACAAAAAAGAAGAACTTTAA
- the LOC106880241 gene encoding AN1-type zinc finger protein 5-like isoform X2, translating into MSKETDQVKNTSPSSSSHKISDATLENSQLQDRRGVAVSHIGTGSDSSFNSNQVVDTTCDDRLDVSHSNAASSSGTGETSVIFPEPMAQQRPGKIFSNSVTKCANNGTPLSETSLNNSDICNKSAIMVMSDESHSTLRDKNSLGKDILNESAVPVSSTASTSCREESTQCSPGNLSNQPVPTSCQQQQQSTPEKSQEEQKGVKRTIDEMEDKPIQKNKKRCYQCKCKLELAQRQIGQCRCDYVFCAAHRLPEQHNCIFDHKEDGRREAREKMIKPVRHLGTSFRRLDSDS; encoded by the exons cCACATTAGAAAATTCTCAACTACAGGACCGACGAGGAGTAGCTGTATCTCATATCGGTACTGGATCTGATTCTAGCTTTAACAGTAACCAAGTTGTAGACACTACTTGTGATGATAGGTTAGATGTGTCACATTCAAATGCTGCTTCAAGCAgtgggactggtgaaaccagtgTAATTTTTCCAGAGCCTATGGCACAGCAAAGGCCAGGTAAAATCTTCTCTAATTCTGTAACTAAATGTGCTAACAATGGGACACCCTTGTCAGAGACATCATTGAATAACAGTGACATTTGCAATAAGAGTGCTATAATGGTAATGAGTGACGAAAGTCACTCGACACTCAGGGATAAGAACTCTTTGGGAAAAGACATACTAAATGAATCAGCTGTTCCAGTTTCAAGCACAGCTTCGACATCATGCCGGGAGGAAAGTACTCAGTGCTCACCTGGAAACCTTAGTAACCAGCCTGTACCAACATCAtgtcagcagcaacaacagtcaACACCTGAAAAGAGtcaagaagaacagaaaggtgTAAAGAG AACCATTGATGAAATGGAAGACAAACCAATACAGAAGAACAAGAAAAGATGTTATCAATGTAAATGCAAATTAGAATTAGCACAACGTCAAATTGGTCAGTGCCGCTGTG ATTATGTCTTCTGTGCAGCACATCGACTGCCAGAGCAGCACAACTGTATTTTTGATCACAAAGAAGATGGCCGTCGAGAAGCTAGAGAAAAAATGATAAAGCCTGTTCGACATTTAGGAACCTCATTCAGAAGACTTGATTCTGATTCATGA